The sequence GCCGTAACGAGGTTGCAAGAACCTTGCTCGTATCCATATCTGTCAAAGCCTTGCACGGAGTGGCAAGGGGAGAGTTTCTCCATAGCTGATGATGCAAGGGAATTGCCAATGTTCAGGTACTAGTATAAAGAGAGTCGCTGATctttgcttgttttctttcatcagagaaaagaagcaagtAGCAGAAACAATAGCCAAGCTCATTCACTCTCATCTCAGAGCAAAATGCATTTGTCCTCAACAGTCCTGATGGCTGCCGCTGGAGCGGTGGCCCAATCAACTGTTGATCTCTCCAATCTCCCGGCTTTCTTGAAGTCTAGCTCAAGTACCAACTGGCCAACCCTTCTGGTCATTGGCCAGCAGATCTGGAACGACCCAGAAGTTGGCCTCAACGAAACTCACGCACATGGCCGCATCGTCAACTACTTTTCTTCACTACCAGGCTGGACGGTGTCAGGATCGGCTTACACTGGTCTCCCTACAGCTTTCCGAGCCGAGTTCGATAACCGGCCGTCTGGTTTCACAGGCACTCTGCCAACTGTTGGGTTCTTGGCCGAGTTTGATGCTCTGGTGGGTATAGGCCATGCCTGTGGTCACAATCTCATTGCTCTCAATGGCATCTCAGCAGCCAAGTTTGCTAGCGATGCTCTGGTACACTACAACATCCCTGGCCGCGTGATCCTTGTCGGGACTCCCGACGAGGAGAACGCGGCAGGCAAGTTCAAGCTCAACAACTTGGACGCTTTTGCTGATTCAGATGTCTGGCTGATGGCACATCCTACTACGACGAGCGCTATTCAGCCGATGAACGCCCGCCTCAACTACTTTGCCACCTTCATTGGCAGCACACACTCCGAGGCTGTTGGAAAGGCCTACAACGCAATGAGTATTGTACAAAATCTGACTGGCCTGCCGGGAACCAGTTCAAGCGCCATTAGCATTGAGAACGTTGGTGTCTACGCGACCAACATTGTGCAGACCGCTATCGACCTTGGCGTGGCCGGCCTGAGTCTCGCGACAGTTAATAGCACTGTTGCCAGCATCCTCGATTCGAGTTATCCCAACGTCACCTTCAAAGCTACCACTGATGCCAACGGTGTAGCAATTACGATGAATGGCCCCGGAGGCCATGCTTCAGAGGCGAGCAAAGGTCCCTTGACGCTGTCAATTAACACATACAACGCCCTCAAGAACACGCCTGGAGTCTCCTTTTACCTGCCCAGCAACACCTCCATCAATGAGCTCGATATTACGATTGACATGCGCACCCGCTACACCAGCGACTTGAACTCCGTGGCCAACTTCGTCAGCGCTGCTCTCGGCACTCTCCCCAAGAGCATCTCCCACGATGTCCAGTATCCATCTCTGGAAGTGGATCCATACCTCGGACAGGCTTTTATCGACTTGACTCAGACCGCTGATTATCCATTGGCCAAGTTTAACTTCAGCACATTTGCTCCCGCCTCCACAGATGCCTCGTGGGTACAGGACCCTGTGCTCGATCCTGTCACACACAACTTGACCAGCGCGGCCAAGGCGGTGCTCCACGCAAACTACGGCATCTGCCCCAACCTGTCCGGAGCTGGCTGCGCGTTTAACCATGAGCCGCTGTTCAAGGCCCTGGCCAACACGGATTTGGCATACTCTCAGACCGAGATCGTGGCTAGGGCAGAGGCTCAGATTGCTGtccagctgctggctgatCCGTCTGAAATGAGCAAAGCGACTGCCATTCTGTCGAAATAGACAGAATGGGAGAGGAGACATAAAAGATATGCCGCTCCGAGGGATTTGGCGTGGAATGAGGACGAAAAGACTTAGTTACAAAGCGGATGATATCATGTAATGTAGTACCTAATAGATGAGAAAGACACTGAGACAAATAGAGAACCACTATGCGTGTGGTTAAGCAGATTCGCACTTTTTTCCCCATTGTGAAATCAACCTCAACCTAACCTACCAGGCTCCGGTACATTGTTTAATAattcaaaagagaaaaacaggGATTTGGGGATGAAGCATTGCCGCTACTCGGCTGGTGTCTCCTATATCGCCATCAGCGAATCACACCTCAACATAAGAACGTGTCCTATTAATGGATTCTGAtcacttcttctcttctcttcctatataacttaataccGCTGATAAGAATCTCGAGACGCTGCTGCTTAAACATCCATTCTCTTTATCTATTAGTGCTAGGCTGGCCGTGATAAGGCTAGCTAGTGGTGGCGCTTTAACAATAGTTCTATTGTGTGTTGGTGTAGTGTAGTTGCTTAAAATGGCTAGTTAGAAGAAAGTAGGAGAAATTATGCATCATTTCCCACAGTTTGACGGCGTCATAACTGTCAAACTGTCGGCCAGGCGGAACTTCTTTAAGTCGTGGTTTTACGTCTACACGTGTTGGGCGCGTATCGAACCATTTATGCAGCTCTCCTGTATCTACCTCGTGTCAAACCTTGAATCAAGGAATGAGTACATCACATCCTTCGCCGGCTGTCTTGCCGAACAAAGTCCTATTAGTAATGCTACGAGAGGTTCTGCATGCATCACAGCTGCGGCGAATCCTCTAGTGTGACTGGCTGCAGAAGCAATAGACCTGACGAGGGCCGACACGTTGCAGCGTTGCACGCAGTGTGGATGCAGATCTGTGAGTTTGCGTGTGGTATCGGAGAATGCCCTGCAGAGGGGCAATAGATGAGCCTAAATGCGATGACTGGTTACATTCTATTACTTCCATGCCTACGTATATGTGGCGTTCTGCGTCGTGATTGTCAGCTTTGATGGGCTGAACCCAAGCGCCTCAGTCGGCATCGGTAGATCGCGCGGCAACTTAGAATAAGCTGGACCTCTAGCATCTCCCCCTATTTTAGTCGCCGAGAACTACGTCTGCTGGACAGCAAGGGCCCAGAAAACAAATCCACGAAAATCCGCCTACACTGGAGCGAATGCACGACCACGGGACGGGAGGGACCTTAGAGTCTTAGCCTGTGGAAAACTCGTCGATGCCGCGGAAAACAACGACAATGCGGAGCAAGGCTCCTTGCTACCTGTAACTAGATTGCACTATGGAGAAGCTAATAGCATTGCCAGCCAACAATAAGCGGAGAAGCCTTTGTCTCTGCTCCACCAGTCCATGTCATAGTCCCCGTCTCCAGCGCCTGATCCCTCCCTCGCGTATGCTCCTGATTCACCTTCAACTTGTTCGTCTTCTTCTAGATGGCCTAGCGTTGCCTTGCATATGTAGGAGGAGTGGCCTAAACGACCGACTGTTGGCCGACTCGATCTGATAAATGATACGCGCATACGGATGGTAGTTTCGGGCGTCCACATCTTCTAAGCGACGGCAGAGCTGAaggaagcaagcaagcagggGCGCACCCGCTGTGTTTATTAGCTCGTCGAATCGTTCATTTAGGCAAGGCGCCCGCGAAATTTCTACTGGCGGACAAAGAGACGCATGATTGTGCGACAAAGCAGACGCGGCTGCGAGTAACTGCATATGCTTACTCAATCGTTTGCTCATTCGCATAACGAGAAGGGCCATTGGTGGATCTACAAGCTACTGGACCATGGAGCTATAACATCCGGCTTAATCATCTGCAACGAAGCTTTCTCCAAGCACCGTGCTCTCCTGCAATTGAGTCTGCTACAATTAACTGAAGAACCAAATCGGGAACCAAGGGGAagggcagagagaagaagaaaggacaaagagaaaaTTTTGAAAAGACGACAAAGGAACTAGAAGAACTGGGGTCAGTACTTTAAAAAGGCGCACATACTGCATCTTTTTGCAGCCGAGCAAACATGGCAAAGTCGCCCAAATCTCCAAAGTCGCCTGTCTCTCCCGGGCAGGGAGCATCAGGCGAGGGCAgtcagcaagagcaagaagcccCGTCAGAAGGCATCCTCCCAGCTGCGCACTGGCAAGAGGTTGGTGCATTTCAAATCCTTTGGCAGCATCTGCTTTCGCGCGCCACAGAGAAATACTCACGCAAATAGGTTGCCCAACAAGAAGGCGACGATGATTACGATGATGATAGCGACTCAGCCCTTGGTTCTGATGCGGGAAGCTCAACCGCGTCGATAACTTCGACTATCCTGCAATATAGAGAGATCAATGGACGCAGGTTTCACAGCGAAATGGGCTCTGTTCAATATTGGTGAGTCCCTCGCCAATTGAGTAGCGACTTGAAGCAGCAAACTGATATCAGCAACAGGCAATCCAACGACGAAGCGGCAAGCGAATCATTAgatataaagtaagtttagCGAcccaaacttttttttatttagactAGTTAACTGGGGCCCTGTAGTCATCATGCCATTTGCATGGCAATGGGAGATAAGCTATATTTGGCTCCtttagagaaagaaaagattaaAGTCAGTGCTCTCCAATGATTCAGTATACTCCTTGGAGCGTTATTCGCATGATGAAACTGACGCCGTAAATCTTGCAACTAGAGAGTACTTGATATAGGCACTGGTACAGGTTAGTACTCACTCCCAATCTGTTTCGTCTTATATTTTTGTGAAGCTGACTTCTCTTTTAACTCAGGAATATGGGCCATGTGAGCAGTT comes from Trichoderma asperellum chromosome 3, complete sequence and encodes:
- a CDS encoding uncharacterized protein (EggNog:ENOG41~SECRETED:SignalP(1-16)~MEROPS:MER0021873), whose product is MHLSSTVLMAAAGAVAQSTVDLSNLPAFLKSSSSTNWPTLLVIGQQIWNDPEVGLNETHAHGRIVNYFSSLPGWTVSGSAYTGLPTAFRAEFDNRPSGFTGTLPTVGFLAEFDALVGIGHACGHNLIALNGISAAKFASDALVHYNIPGRVILVGTPDEENAAGKFKLNNLDAFADSDVWLMAHPTTTSAIQPMNARLNYFATFIGSTHSEAVGKAYNAMSIVQNLTGLPGTSSSAISIENVGVYATNIVQTAIDLGVAGLSLATVNSTVASILDSSYPNVTFKATTDANGVAITMNGPGGHASEASKGPLTLSINTYNALKNTPGVSFYLPSNTSINELDITIDMRTRYTSDLNSVANFVSAALGTLPKSISHDVQYPSLEVDPYLGQAFIDLTQTADYPLAKFNFSTFAPASTDASWVQDPVLDPVTHNLTSAAKAVLHANYGICPNLSGAGCAFNHEPLFKALANTDLAYSQTEIVARAEAQIAVQLLADPSEMSKATAILSK